One segment of Penaeus vannamei isolate JL-2024 chromosome 3, ASM4276789v1, whole genome shotgun sequence DNA contains the following:
- the LOC113813598 gene encoding insulin-like growth factor-binding protein-related protein 1 has product MKTLPLLLLLACACATTSGFSVRCSPCDEVDCGPPPADCKYGLVKNVCNCCYICGKGPGEDCDPVKKCAPGLYCKLHPVSYGNGICTATPQKWY; this is encoded by the exons ATGAAAACGCTGCCGCTCCTTCTTCTGCTCGCGTGCGCATGCGCAACCACGAG cGGCTTCAGCGTTAGGTGCTCCCCGTGCGACGAAGTGGACTGCGGACCGCCTCCCGCTGACTGCAAATACGGCCTCGTCAAGAATGTGTGCAACTGCTGCTACATCTGCGGGAAG GGTCCTGGTGAAGACTGCGACCCCGTGAAAAAATGCGCGCCTGGCCTTTACTGCAAGCTGCACCCCGTCTCCTATGGTAATGGTATCTGTACGGCCACACCGCAGAAATGGTACTGA